Genomic segment of Sodaliphilus pleomorphus:
TCACAGCCTTCTCCCAGCGCCGCCCAGCTCGGTGTGCAGCCTGCCTCGCAGCTGTCGCGGCGCTGCTGCTTGCCCCAGCCACGGGCGTGCAGGCAGCCACCATCGTCGTCGACCGCGTGATTACGGGCAGCTACAGCATCCCCGACGGCAGCACCGTCACCTTCAAGGCCGGCGGCAAGTTCAAGAACTGCCGCATCTCGGGGGCACGGGTCAGGGTGGTGCCAGGCGGCACGCGCACCATCTTTGACAACTGCACCTTTGCCGGCTCCTTCAGCAACAGCGAGTTGAGCGCCACCAACTTTGGTGCCGTCCCCGACATGGACTCGGTGCCCAGCACATGGACCTATCGCACGGGGGCCAGCACCGTCATGCGCGCCAGCGTGTACCGCTACCGCGGCACCGACAACGGCGCGGCCCTGGCCTCGATGGGCGCGTTTTGCTCCAATGGCGTGAACCTCACCCTGCACATCAACGGCAAGTTCTACACCCGCATCAACCAGCAAGGCAGCCACAACGCGATAGCCATCGACAATGCCGAGGGCGTGACCATCGAGGGCGGAACCCTGCTCATGGGGTTCAAGATGTGGAGCTGCCGCCGCATGACCTTCAAGGGCATAAGCATCGTGGGCGAGACCACGGCCCACGACTTCCCGCCCATCTACTACAACGCCGACCAGTACAAGGCTGGCTCGGCGTGGGACAAGTTCTGGCGCGCGGCCGGCTACACCCACGACGGCGAGGTCTGGACCAACGCCTCCACAGGCGAGCGCATCGACCTCAAGTATCTCTACAACATCAAGCGCGGCTTGAGCCTGGTGGGCCTGGGCAACGAGGCTTTCTTGATAGGCGCCAATCCTCACTACCTGCCGTCGACCGACATCACCATCGACGGTTGCCGCGTGTCGATGCGCACACTGGGCGTGATGACGGCGGCCGACCCCTCGGCCCACAACTGGCGTGCCACGCGGCTGAGTGTGACCAACTGCCACTTCGACCACATCTATTACCAGCCCATAGCGCTGCACAGCGGCTACAACCACATTGCGCACTGCACTGCCGACTATGTGTTTCAGCCCGTCGACATGTCGACCTACGCCCACAACACCCTGGTCGACGACTTCAAGGCCACACGCTGCGGCATAGGGCCCAAGCAGGAGAACCACTCGGGCAGCGACGAGAGCCACGACAACGAGCTGCGCAATTGCTCCTTCGCAATCACCGACGACATCTATCTGCCCGACGTCATGTATGAAATGCTGTGGGTGAGGCAGGGACGCGCCGACGACTGCTTCAAGCTCACCAATTGCAAGTTCAGCTTCACCAGCACCAAGAAATGGTTCAGAGGCCTCATGATACTCACCCACAAGGCGATTGTGAGCAACTGCCAGTTCACCTTCAACGTCAAAGACCCCTATGTGCGCGCCAAGGACCCCGCGATCTCAGGCCAGGCTCCCGATGTGAACTGGATAGTGAACGGCTACAATGCCGAGCCCCAGCGTCCCGACATCACGCTCGACAATGTGCGCTTTGTGCTGGGCACCACGTCGCGCGTGCAAGATGTGTTTTTCAAGATAAAAAATCTCAAGGCCACTGCCGTCACCGTCGAGGGCAACGGCACGGCCGACAACTACTTCGACCACACCCGCACGATCGACGTGAACAAGTGCCGCTTTGACCTGCCCTGCCAGGCCATCGTGGCCGCCGGCAGCAACACTGCCTTGGTCACAGGCACGGGCAACACCTTCAAGGTGGCCCGCGGTGCCAAGTCGCTGTTTCCTACCGGCCTCAAGAGCCAGGCCTTTGAGCGCAACAACACCATCGGCTCGCAGGCGACAGCGCCAGCCCGCAGCAAGGCAAAGCCCACGAGCAGCAAGCCGGGGCGCTCGCGTGTGCCACAGCGGGCCGTGACCTCGAGCAAGTGGCACTTCTGAGCACCGCTGGCACCTGCATCACAGGTGGAACTTGTAGCCTATCGAGAAGCTGATGTCGAAGTTGTAGATCTCGCAATCTTCATAATCGTAGTACCCGCCGTAGTAATACCGATCTTTGCGGGGAGCTGCACCGCGCGCAGGCGCATAGTCGTAGATTACATCATCGTCGTCGACGATGCTCACGCCACCCAGCGTGGCACGCACGCCGAAGTTGATGCCACTGGGCAAAGTGTAGTTCACCCCAATGGGAATGCTCACATCGTAGCTGCAGAGATCGTCGCCGTCATACTCGACACCGCCGGCGCGGTACTTCGACCACACCTTGAACGAAGGCTGCACGCCCGTATAGAACGACCAGCCGCGCCCCACATGGAAGTTGATGAGCATGGGAATGTCGATGTGATTGATGCGCAAGTAGCCGTCGGCCCGGTCGTCGATGTCGGCGCCGCGCATGGCGAAGCCCACACCGCTGGTGAATGAAATGAGCCGGTTGAGGCGGTAGTTGACGTCGAGGCCCGCCGTGAGGCTGGCACGCATGTTGCAGCCCTCGGCATCGTCGCCCCAGAAGGTGCTTCCTCCCACGCCCAGGCGCGGCATGAGCGAGAAGCCGCGCGCATCGAGACTGCGGTAGTTGCCGGCGCTCCTATAGCGTTGCACACCCTGGCGGTGGCCATAGTGCTGAGCACTGCCACACAAGGCGGCAAGCATAGCCAGTGTTATAAACAAGTATTTCTTCATGACTTGCAAAATGTTAAGAGAGAGATTAAAAATATTGATAACTAAACACAATCGCTTGCGCGACAATGAGCAAATGTAGTTAAAAATCATGACACCATGCAACCAAACACGAGAAATTTAGTACTTTTGCCGAATAAAGAACGATAAAAATGCACCAACCATCATGAAGAAACTTCTCATCGCAGCCCTCGTCTGCCTTGCAACCGCAGGCACATGGGCCAGCACAAGGAGCGGCATCGCGGCGCCTCAGTTTTTGAAGCCTGGCGACAAAATCGCCGTGATTTCGCCCGGGAGCACTCCGGGCGCCGTCAACCTGGACAAGGGCGTCGACGTGCTGCGCCAGTGGGGCTTCAACCCCGTGAAAGGCCGCCACGTGACCGACGCCTACCACCTGTGGGCCGGCAAGAAGGAAGACCGCGAGGCCGACTTGCTGTGGGCCCTGCGCGACCCTGCTGTCAAGGCCATCATGTGCAGCCGCGGCGGCTACGGCTCGAGCCAGCTGCTCTATGACCTGCCCATCGACACGATCAAGAAATACAACAAGTGGATCATAGGCTACAGCGACATCACCGCCCTGCACAGCGCCCAGGTGCGTGCCGGCCACATGAGCCTGCACGCCAACATGTGCGGCCACCTGGGCGAGACCGGCGGCACCGACTCGCTGAGCCTGGTGCTGCGCGACCTGCTGCTGGGCAAGGTGCCCTCCTACAAGGTGAAAGGCCACCCCTACAACAACCCTGGCAAGGCCCGGGGCATCCTGGTGGGCGGCAACCTGAGCGTGATGGTGAACATAAGCGGTTCCAAGACCTACGACTTCCTCGACCGCGACTTTATTGCCGACAAAGACATCATTCTCTTCTTTGAGGACGTGGGCGAGAACATAAGCCGCGTGTCGAGCATGCTCTACCAGCTCAAGCTCAAGGGCGCGATCGACCACGTGAAGGGCATCATCGTGGGCCATTTCACCGACTATGAGCCCTCGGCCGGCTATGCCGACATGTACCAGATGCTGCACGAGTTCTTGCAAGACTGCGACATCCCCGTGTGCTACGACTTCCCCACCAGCCACGACGAGCGCCTCAACTACCCGCTCATCGAGGGCTGCCCCGTGGAGCTCAACGTGGGCAAGAGCGAGGTGAAGCTCAAGTTCAAGCTGTGACCACAAGCCACGGCCACCACAACTCGTCTTAGCCTGCTATTCTTCATCATCATTCACACACACAAAAAAATCAAGCTGTTTTGAAAAAATTACTGTTCCTCCTCATTTCAGTCCTGGCCATCGTGCTGGCTGCCAGTGCCGGGACCCGCGACGACTTCAAGGCCAACATCAAGGCCAGTGCCAACAACCTCCAGGCCTACCCCGACAGCAACCTGCCGCAGCTCACTCCGGCCCCGTCGGGCTACAAGCCCTTCTACATCGACCACTACGGGCGCCACGGCAGCCGCTGGCTCATCGACCCCAAGCAGTATGCCCAGCCCGTCGAGCAGCTGGCCAAGGCCGACTCGGCCGGCAAGCTCACCCCCCGCGGCCGCGAGGTGCTGGCCGTGTTGCGCAGCGTGAAGGCCGCATCCCACAAGCGGCTGGGCGAGCTTAGCGACGTGGGTGCCGAGCAGCACCAGCGCATAGCCCGGCGCATGTACCGCAACTTCCCCGAGGTGTTTGCCGGCCAGGCCGTGGTCGACGCCCGGTCGACGGTGGTGATACGCTGCATCCTCTCGATGCTCAACGAGGTCGACGTGCTCAAGTCGCTCAATCCAGCCATCAAGCTCACCACCGACGCCAGCGAGCACGACATGTACTACATGAACTACAGCGACCGCACCGCCAGCCAGCTGCGCCGCATCTTGCAGCGGGCAAGGCGCGACTCGATCGTGAGCCACTATGTGCACCCGGCCCACATGCTGCGCGTGCTCTTCAACGACACCGCCTGGGCCAGCCGCAACATCGACGCCCGCACGCTCATGACCAACCTGTGGGACGTGAACGGCAACATGCAGAGCCACCACCAGTTTGAGAAGGTCGACCTCTACGACCTCTTCAGCTTCGACGACGTGATGAGCATGTGGAACTACAACAACATCTCGTGGTACTGCTGGTCGGGCTTCACGCCCCTCACCCAGAACTATGTGCCCTACATGGAGAGCAACCTGCTGCGCGACTTCCTGGGCAAGGCCGACACCGCCATCGCCAGTGGCCGCAACGGCGCCCACCTGCGCTTCGGCCACGAGAGCGTGCTGCTGCCCCTGGTGTGCCTCATGGGCCTCAACGGCATGAACTACTCTACTGCCGACCTCGACCACCTCACCGACCGCTGGCAGACCTACAAGGTGTTTCCCATGGCCAGCAACGTGCAGTGGGTGTTCTACCGCAAGCCCGGCAGCGACGACATCCTGGTGAAGATACTGCTCAACGAGCGCGAGGCCCGGCTGCCCGCCCAGGTGGCCACCGACTGCGCCCCCTACTACCACTGGCGCGACGTGCGCCGCTACATGCTGGACGTGCTGGCTGCCAAGCCGCACGTGACCCTGCCCGCCGCCGAGGCCAAGTGAACCCATAACTCTCTCAACAACAACAAAAAGAAACGACTCCCCCGACATGCGCAACTCTATCCTCGCCCTCCTGCTGTGCACCCTGCTGGCCACCTGCGCCGCAGCGCAGCCCTCGCGCCACGACCTGCAACGCAACCCACTGCTGTGTGCGGCCAATCATGTGGCCTATCCCTGGAACGACAGCAACCTGCCGCGGCTCACGCCGCCCCCGGCGGGCTACGAGCCCTTCTACATCGACCACTACGGGCGACACGGCAGCCGCTGGCTCTCGACAGCCGCCGACTACACCGACCCCATCGAGCCGCTGGCCAAGGCCGAGCGCAAGGGCCTGCTCACTGCCCGCGGCCGCCAGCTGCTGGCCCAGCTCAGAGCCGTGCAGCAGGCCTCGCGCCTGCGCACTGGCGAGCTCAGCGACGTGGGCGCCGAGCAGCACCAGGCCATCGCCCGGCGCATGTATGAGCGCTTCCCGCAGGTGTTTGCAGGCCAGGTCACCGTCGAGGCCCGCTCGAGCGTGGTGATACGCTGCATCCTCTCGATGCTCAACGAGACCTCCACCCTGGCAGCCCTCAACCCCGACATCAGCTTTGTCACCGACGCCAGCGAGCACGACATGCACATCACAGCATGGAAAAACGCCGACAACCCCCGCTCCAACGCGCTGCGCCGCAGCATGGACAAGGTGAGCGATCGCTACCAGCAGGCCGTGGCCAGCTCGCGCTTTGTCAACGCACTGGTGAGCGACACAGCCTATGCCGCCGACAGCATCGACGCCCAGCGCCTCATGCGCGACGTCTTCGACGTGGCAGGCAGCCTGCAAAACCACCACGCCTTCGACCCCATGAGCCTGCTCGACTACTTCACCCCCGAAGAGCGCTACCAGCTGTGGCGGGCAGCCAACATATACTGGTACACCCACTCGGCCAACGCTGTGGCCAATGGCGGCCGCATGCCCTATGTGGAGCGCGACCTGCTGGCCCACATGGTGGCCACGGCCGACTCGGTCATCGCCTGCCACGGCCGCGGCGCCACCCTGCGCTTCGGGCACGAGACCTGCCTGCTGCCCCTGGCCTGCATGCTCGAGATCGACAATGCCAACTACTCCACGGCCTGCCTCGACAGCCTCGACTACAACTGGCAGTGCTACAACTACTTTCCCATGGGGTGCAACATCCAGCTCGTGTTTTACCGTCCCAGCAAGAAGGGCACTGGCAACAAGCCCGGCGACGTGCTTGTAAAAGTGCTGCTCAACGAGCAAGAGGCTCGCTTGCCGTTCAAGACCAAGACTTGGCCCTACTACCGGTGGAGCGACCTGCGCGACTACTACTACCGCAAGGCCCACACCCCCATCGACTGGACCATCGCCGCACCCGCCTGAATTTCCTGCTTGAGTTTAGATGCTTTATTTTCCACAAGTTGCTCGCCGGTGACGGCTCTGGTTCCTGCTGTGCAACCCATGACGTGTCACGCCGTAGTACATCATATTTTGCCAACACGCCAGTTTCTTTGCAAGCTCTCCAGTCCAAGTGTGACTTCCTTGGGTATAGGAGACTAAATTCAACGAAGTCAAGCAACTCGACCGTGCACGCCTTCAGGTGCTGTTAGGATTAACACACGACTCGTCCCCATGGTTAGCGGGACCCGGTTGCCTTCGCATTATTCCTGTAGTTCAGAGGTGTCTGCTTCTTGTAGTTGTAGAATATACGTGTAAAGTAGGTCGCCGTCTCAAAATGCAGTTGGGCAGCTATGTCCTGCACTGACAAGGATGTATAGTGCAGCAAATTGCATGCCTCCTGCATGATACGGCCCAGGATATATTGCTTGGTTGATACCCCCAGCGATGACCGAACGAGCTTGTTGAGATAGTTTGTGGTGATGAACAGTCGATCGGCATAGAAGGACACGCCGTGCTCCTCTTTATAGTGTTCTTCAACCAACGACCTGAAACTATCAATATATTGATTGTGGTTGACTGCTACGTTGATGTCGGCCCCTTCTTCTTTCTTGTTGTCTTCAATAAACCGAGCCCTATTGAGCAGCATGAGCGCCTCATAGAGCATGGCACGCAGGATGTGCTGATCCTGTTCGGGGCGATGTATCTCACGTTGCATGTCAAGATAGAGCTGGAGCAGCCGATCATTAAGTTTGTCGTCAAGGATAAGAAACGGCGAAGGTCGGTCGGCTTGCAGATAACTGAAATGGTCCAGGAAATGAGTGTCGCTGAAGAAGTCGAGCAAGAAGTCTTCTTCAAAGATGAGGTTGAGCGCCTCCAGCTTGCTGTCGGCGCACATCGCCCATACCTCACCAGGTATTGATGTCAGCACATAGCCACGGCCCACTGTGGCAGTGTGGTCGTTGATTGCTACAGCCTCTGAGCCGCTTGTGATGAGCAGCAGACTGTAGAAGGTTTCACGATAGACGGGCGTGCGGTGGATGTCGGGCTTCATCTTGTTTAGGTTCACCACATCTACCAGCAATTCAGGACCATACTTGTGCTTGAAGAACTTATAAAGAGGTATTCGTTTCATCTTTCAGACAAAGATAATTTGAAAAAATGACGCTGGCAAGCAGAAGTCCCGAAAAGTGACATTTTTCTCCTTTTTCTTTCATGGTCGGGTCGTCGATTCCCCCTTACTTTGCAGCAGTAAAACAAAGGATATAAAACATACAAATCATGAGCAACAATTGGTACAAGAACGAGGGCGAAGAGAAGCTGGCCGAGAAACTCATAGGCATGGAGAAAGCCGCACTGGAGAAATGGTTCAATGGTGACAGTTCAGGCTATCGTGACCTGTGGTCGAAGAAGAGCTTCAGCTATTTTGATGCAGTGTGCGTGAATCGTGTGGACACCTACGATGAGATAGCAAAGCTTGCCATAGAGCGTGTTGACCGAAAGCTGTATGCCAAGCACTATGAGGTGCGCAATGAGCGCGTGCAGGCAGTCGGGGACATGGCTGTGCTCACCTATCAACTTTATTGTGAAAGAAACCTCATCAACGTCAACTACAACTGCATTGAAGTGTTCCAGAAGGAGGAAGACGACTGGCATGTGATTCATTCCACATGGTCTATTATCCGTCCGATGGAAATGGACTTCAGCGCTATGAAGGAGATTGTGTGAGCTAATAATTATAGCGAGAGATGATAGTAAAAGATATAGATGTCAAGAGCATCATAACGAAGTCGAACATTCCAGCAGCAGAATATGCAGTGAATCCATACGTGGGATGCGCCCATGCGTGCCGGTACTGTTATGCTTCGTTTATGAAGCGCTTTACCAATCATTCTGAGCCATGGGGCTCGTTTGTGGATGTGAAACATTGGGGTGATATCAAAAACAAGGAGAAATACCGTGGCAAGAAGTTATTTCTGAGCTCGGTTACTGACCCTTATCAGCCCATAGAGAAAACCGTGGGTAACACTCGCAGGTTTCTTGAGCAGATGCAAGGCAGTGGCATCAGGTTGAGCCTTTCAACAAAGTCGGACTTGATACTGCGTGATCTTGACCTGCTGAAGACATTTCCCGATGTACGCGTATCGTTCTCAATAAACACGCTTGATGAGAATTTTCGCCGGCAGATGGATCATGGCGTGAGCATAGAGCGGCGTCTTGAGGCAATGAAGATACTTTATGACAACCACATACGCACCACTTGTTTCATTTCTCCTATCTTTCCTGGCATAACCGATGTGGAGAGCATCATCAAGCGGGTGGAAAAGCAGTGCAATCTGGTCTGGCTGGAGAACCTCAACTTGCGTGGTGATTACAAGGCACATATTCTGCAATGGATACATGAGCATCACCCGGAACTTGACATGCTCTATCACGACATCTATGCCTCAAAGCATCGCACCTACTGGAACAGACTTAATGAGAAGGTGCGGAGCTTCACTCGGGCAGAAGGATTAAAGTACCTGCGTGATACCGATGACTATCAGGCGGAGTTTGGTGAGAAGCCCATCGTAATCAACTATTTTTATCATGAGGAGATTATTCCCTCAGCAAAAAGAAAACAAAAAATATAAGAAAGGGAGACGATTATGAAAAAGAGTTTTGGTACAAAGACATTCATGTTTCCACAGCCAGTGCTGATTGTAGGAACGTATGACGAGAACGGCAACCCTGATGCCATGAACGCAGCATGGGGCACACAGATAGGAGAGCACGAGGTGGCTCTGCACATCATTGAGCACAAGACCACCGACAATATCATCAAGAAACAGTGCTTCACGCTGGCCATTGCCGACGCAAGCCATGTGGTGGAGTCTGACTATGTCGGGATCGTGGTTTTAAGAGTATGATTGTATGGAATCTTGTACATGGGTGTCACCGCAAAAGCGAGGGGTGCAAGCATTGCTACGTCTTCACGCGCGATGAGGAGAATGGCGTAGACACTAATCTCGTCAGAAAGACGGCTTCTTTCAATCTTCCACTGCGCCGCAACCGGAAAGGTGAATGGAAAATTCCATCAGGCACAGAGGTGATGACATGCTTCTCATCTGATTTCTTCTTGCCTGAAATGGACGCATGGCGCGAAGAAGCGTGGCAGATGATGCGCCTGCGTCGCGACCTCAACTTCTATATGGTCACCAAGCGGCCAGAGCGCATCCTGCAATGCCTGCCTGCCTTCTGGGACGAGATAGGTGGCCGCATCACTATGTGCTGCACAATGGAAAATCAGCAGCGTGTCGACGAAAGGCTGCCTGTGCTGTTGTCATTGCCCTTACCCCATAAGGAAATTATTGTGGAGCCTATGTTAGGCCCTGTAGACTTCCACGGCAACCTTGATGATATAGCATGCGTCACCGTTGGAGGCGAGTCGGGAAGAGATGCCCGCCCCTGCCGCTACGATTGGGTGCTTGATGTGCGCAGGCAGTGCATTGACGCCGGTGTGCATTTTCATTTCATGCAAACTGGCGCATGCTTCATCAAGGATGGCAAGACTTACCATTTGACTCACGGCATACAGATGCAACAAGCACGGAAGGCAAATATAGACTACTGAACCGGCTGGGCTACAATCGGTTTGCCATGAGACAACGCACCCTGCGATAGTCTATGACGGCATCCCACAGGGTCTTCTACTCTGCCCCCACACCGCCCCCCGGGCTCCCTAAAGGGCGCGGGCGGGGGTCACTGGCGGGCGGTGAGCAGGTCGATGAGCTCGGGCACGCCCTGGGTGGCCTTCTTGGCAATCACGTGCACATAGCTGGGCACAGCCACCGGCTTCGGGTCGATGTAGTAGACCTGGGCCGTGCTGGGGGCATACTGCAGCAAGGCTGCTGCCGGGTAAACCACCAGCGAGGTGCCTATGACCACCATCACATCGGCCTGCTGGGCCAGCTCGCAGGCTGGGCCGAAGTTGGGCACGTCCTCGCCGAAAAACACAATGTGGGGCCTCACGTGGTCGCCATGGTCGTCGACCGTGTCGACGCTGGTCTCGAGCCCCTTGTCGCTCAGCTTGTCGCACGGCAGGGTGTAGACGCGCTCGGGGTGCCGCAGCGAGCGCACCTTCATGAGCTCGCCGTGCAGGTGCAGC
This window contains:
- a CDS encoding porin family protein; translation: MKKYLFITLAMLAALCGSAQHYGHRQGVQRYRSAGNYRSLDARGFSLMPRLGVGGSTFWGDDAEGCNMRASLTAGLDVNYRLNRLISFTSGVGFAMRGADIDDRADGYLRINHIDIPMLINFHVGRGWSFYTGVQPSFKVWSKYRAGGVEYDGDDLCSYDVSIPIGVNYTLPSGINFGVRATLGGVSIVDDDDVIYDYAPARGAAPRKDRYYYGGYYDYEDCEIYNFDISFSIGYKFHL
- a CDS encoding S66 peptidase family protein, with translation MKKLLIAALVCLATAGTWASTRSGIAAPQFLKPGDKIAVISPGSTPGAVNLDKGVDVLRQWGFNPVKGRHVTDAYHLWAGKKEDREADLLWALRDPAVKAIMCSRGGYGSSQLLYDLPIDTIKKYNKWIIGYSDITALHSAQVRAGHMSLHANMCGHLGETGGTDSLSLVLRDLLLGKVPSYKVKGHPYNNPGKARGILVGGNLSVMVNISGSKTYDFLDRDFIADKDIILFFEDVGENISRVSSMLYQLKLKGAIDHVKGIIVGHFTDYEPSAGYADMYQMLHEFLQDCDIPVCYDFPTSHDERLNYPLIEGCPVELNVGKSEVKLKFKL
- a CDS encoding histidine acid phosphatase — protein: MKKLLFLLISVLAIVLAASAGTRDDFKANIKASANNLQAYPDSNLPQLTPAPSGYKPFYIDHYGRHGSRWLIDPKQYAQPVEQLAKADSAGKLTPRGREVLAVLRSVKAASHKRLGELSDVGAEQHQRIARRMYRNFPEVFAGQAVVDARSTVVIRCILSMLNEVDVLKSLNPAIKLTTDASEHDMYYMNYSDRTASQLRRILQRARRDSIVSHYVHPAHMLRVLFNDTAWASRNIDARTLMTNLWDVNGNMQSHHQFEKVDLYDLFSFDDVMSMWNYNNISWYCWSGFTPLTQNYVPYMESNLLRDFLGKADTAIASGRNGAHLRFGHESVLLPLVCLMGLNGMNYSTADLDHLTDRWQTYKVFPMASNVQWVFYRKPGSDDILVKILLNEREARLPAQVATDCAPYYHWRDVRRYMLDVLAAKPHVTLPAAEAK
- a CDS encoding histidine-type phosphatase, yielding MRNSILALLLCTLLATCAAAQPSRHDLQRNPLLCAANHVAYPWNDSNLPRLTPPPAGYEPFYIDHYGRHGSRWLSTAADYTDPIEPLAKAERKGLLTARGRQLLAQLRAVQQASRLRTGELSDVGAEQHQAIARRMYERFPQVFAGQVTVEARSSVVIRCILSMLNETSTLAALNPDISFVTDASEHDMHITAWKNADNPRSNALRRSMDKVSDRYQQAVASSRFVNALVSDTAYAADSIDAQRLMRDVFDVAGSLQNHHAFDPMSLLDYFTPEERYQLWRAANIYWYTHSANAVANGGRMPYVERDLLAHMVATADSVIACHGRGATLRFGHETCLLPLACMLEIDNANYSTACLDSLDYNWQCYNYFPMGCNIQLVFYRPSKKGTGNKPGDVLVKVLLNEQEARLPFKTKTWPYYRWSDLRDYYYRKAHTPIDWTIAAPA
- a CDS encoding helix-turn-helix domain-containing protein, with translation MKRIPLYKFFKHKYGPELLVDVVNLNKMKPDIHRTPVYRETFYSLLLITSGSEAVAINDHTATVGRGYVLTSIPGEVWAMCADSKLEALNLIFEEDFLLDFFSDTHFLDHFSYLQADRPSPFLILDDKLNDRLLQLYLDMQREIHRPEQDQHILRAMLYEALMLLNRARFIEDNKKEEGADINVAVNHNQYIDSFRSLVEEHYKEEHGVSFYADRLFITTNYLNKLVRSSLGVSTKQYILGRIMQEACNLLHYTSLSVQDIAAQLHFETATYFTRIFYNYKKQTPLNYRNNAKATGSR
- a CDS encoding DUF4440 domain-containing protein, which encodes MSNNWYKNEGEEKLAEKLIGMEKAALEKWFNGDSSGYRDLWSKKSFSYFDAVCVNRVDTYDEIAKLAIERVDRKLYAKHYEVRNERVQAVGDMAVLTYQLYCERNLINVNYNCIEVFQKEEDDWHVIHSTWSIIRPMEMDFSAMKEIV
- a CDS encoding radical SAM protein — protein: MIVKDIDVKSIITKSNIPAAEYAVNPYVGCAHACRYCYASFMKRFTNHSEPWGSFVDVKHWGDIKNKEKYRGKKLFLSSVTDPYQPIEKTVGNTRRFLEQMQGSGIRLSLSTKSDLILRDLDLLKTFPDVRVSFSINTLDENFRRQMDHGVSIERRLEAMKILYDNHIRTTCFISPIFPGITDVESIIKRVEKQCNLVWLENLNLRGDYKAHILQWIHEHHPELDMLYHDIYASKHRTYWNRLNEKVRSFTRAEGLKYLRDTDDYQAEFGEKPIVINYFYHEEIIPSAKRKQKI
- a CDS encoding DUF5131 family protein, with the protein product MIVWNLVHGCHRKSEGCKHCYVFTRDEENGVDTNLVRKTASFNLPLRRNRKGEWKIPSGTEVMTCFSSDFFLPEMDAWREEAWQMMRLRRDLNFYMVTKRPERILQCLPAFWDEIGGRITMCCTMENQQRVDERLPVLLSLPLPHKEIIVEPMLGPVDFHGNLDDIACVTVGGESGRDARPCRYDWVLDVRRQCIDAGVHFHFMQTGACFIKDGKTYHLTHGIQMQQARKANIDY
- a CDS encoding SIR2 family NAD-dependent protein deacylase, which translates into the protein MKNLVISTGAGISAESGMSTYRDAGGLWDKYPVMQVASAEGFAADPALIHRFYNGLRKKLVEQVEPNAAHYGLVELEKYFNVNVITQNVDDLHERAGSSHVLHLHGELMKVRSLRHPERVYTLPCDKLSDKGLETSVDTVDDHGDHVRPHIVFFGEDVPNFGPACELAQQADVMVVIGTSLVVYPAAALLQYAPSTAQVYYIDPKPVAVPSYVHVIAKKATQGVPELIDLLTARQ